One Candidatus Anstonellales archaeon DNA window includes the following coding sequences:
- a CDS encoding glycosyltransferase, whose product MKKLTVIIPTLNEEKNIKPLIKEILSIYPNTNIMVADDGSTDNTKNEVLSFRSKNITFLDRSKKKIHGLTASVIDAILHTKTPYFIVMDADFQHPPSTIPDIAFCLESGADLTIAYRVGKRNSLSFPRRAISTIAHQIASLRLTLAGKPTVPDLTSGFFGMQTTLARSIILRSKFQLEGYKVLFEFIKYAPKGTEIGLVPYKRFLKRASGRSKFGPRHILYFLRSLI is encoded by the coding sequence TTGAAAAAACTAACAGTTATAATCCCAACATTAAACGAGGAGAAAAACATAAAACCACTAATAAAGGAAATATTGAGCATCTACCCAAATACTAATATTATGGTTGCAGATGACGGTTCAACAGACAACACAAAAAACGAGGTTCTATCTTTCAGATCAAAAAACATTACTTTCCTTGACAGGAGCAAAAAGAAGATTCATGGCCTTACAGCGTCAGTTATAGACGCAATTCTCCACACAAAAACCCCTTATTTTATAGTCATGGACGCAGACTTTCAGCACCCCCCAAGCACAATCCCCGATATTGCTTTCTGTCTTGAATCAGGCGCTGATCTTACAATAGCATATAGAGTCGGAAAGCGAAATTCACTCTCTTTTCCGCGCCGTGCGATATCAACGATTGCTCACCAAATTGCATCACTGCGTCTTACACTAGCAGGAAAACCAACTGTGCCAGATCTTACAAGCGGTTTCTTTGGGATGCAAACCACCCTCGCTCGTTCTATAATCCTACGCTCAAAATTCCAACTTGAAGGTTATAAAGTCTTATTTGAATTTATAAAATATGCCCCCAAGGGCACGGAAATAGGTCTAGTTCCATATAAGAGATTCCTAAAGAGGGCATCCGGCAGATCCAAGTTTGGACCAAGACACATCCTATACTTCTTAAGGTCCCTTATCTGA